From a single Georhizobium profundi genomic region:
- a CDS encoding GH1 family beta-glucosidase, whose amino-acid sequence MTPTKTLAARFPEEFLFGVATAAFQIEGAAKVDGRGPSIWDAFSKMPGRTFGRHDGDVACDHYNRLDADLDLIRDLGVDAYRFSIAWPRIFPDGRGEVNEKGLEFYERLVDGLKARGIKAFATLYHWDLPLALMGDGGWTSRDTAYAFADYADVVARRLGDRLDSVATFNEPWCSVWLSHLYGIHAPGEQSMDAALHALHMTNLAHGFGVAALRSARPDLPIGIVINAHATLALTDSEVDQEAAERAFSFHNGVFFGPLFDGAYPDDFMAALGERMPTIEAGDMDAISAPLDFWGLNYYTPMRVKHDASKGAEFPAAVSVAPENVSKTDIGWEIDPSALAYIIRELNRRYDLPDLYITENGACYNMGVENGTVDDQPRLDYIARHLSVLADLIDEGFSIKGYFAWSLMDNFEWAEGYRMRFGIVHVDYETQIRTVKASGHWYAELATAHSGRN is encoded by the coding sequence ATGACACCGACAAAAACTCTCGCCGCCCGTTTCCCGGAAGAATTCCTCTTCGGCGTGGCAACCGCAGCATTTCAGATCGAAGGGGCGGCAAAGGTCGATGGGCGGGGGCCGTCCATCTGGGATGCGTTCTCGAAAATGCCGGGCCGCACCTTCGGTCGACATGACGGGGATGTTGCCTGCGACCATTACAACCGGCTGGATGCCGATCTCGATCTGATCCGCGATCTCGGTGTCGATGCCTATCGCTTCTCCATCGCCTGGCCCAGGATCTTTCCAGACGGACGCGGCGAGGTGAATGAGAAGGGGCTTGAATTCTACGAACGTCTGGTCGACGGGCTGAAGGCGAGGGGCATCAAGGCCTTCGCGACGCTCTACCATTGGGATCTGCCCTTGGCACTGATGGGCGATGGCGGTTGGACAAGCCGGGACACCGCCTACGCTTTTGCCGATTATGCCGATGTCGTCGCCCGCCGTCTTGGTGACCGGTTGGACAGCGTCGCCACCTTCAACGAGCCCTGGTGTTCGGTGTGGCTCAGTCACCTTTACGGCATCCATGCGCCGGGTGAGCAATCCATGGATGCGGCGCTTCATGCGCTGCACATGACCAACCTCGCGCACGGCTTCGGTGTTGCAGCCCTTCGTTCGGCAAGGCCTGATCTGCCCATCGGCATCGTCATCAACGCCCATGCGACTTTGGCGCTGACGGACAGCGAAGTGGACCAGGAAGCCGCCGAGCGTGCTTTTTCGTTCCACAATGGCGTGTTTTTCGGCCCGCTCTTCGATGGCGCCTATCCGGACGATTTCATGGCGGCGCTTGGCGAGAGGATGCCGACGATCGAGGCGGGCGACATGGATGCCATCTCCGCCCCGCTCGATTTCTGGGGGCTCAACTACTACACGCCGATGCGCGTGAAGCACGACGCGTCGAAGGGTGCCGAATTCCCTGCCGCCGTGTCTGTTGCGCCCGAGAACGTGTCGAAGACAGATATCGGCTGGGAGATCGATCCGTCAGCGCTCGCCTATATCATCCGCGAACTCAACCGGCGCTACGATCTCCCCGATCTCTATATCACCGAGAACGGCGCCTGCTACAATATGGGCGTCGAGAACGGCACGGTCGACGATCAGCCGCGCCTCGACTACATCGCGCGCCATTTGTCCGTGCTTGCCGATCTCATCGACGAAGGGTTCTCCATCAAGGGCTATTTCGCCTGGAGCCTGATGGACAATTTCGAATGGGCGGAAGGCTACCGCATGCGCTTCGGTATCGTGCATGTGGATTACGAGACGCAAATCCGCACCGTGAAGGCATCAGGCCATTGGTATGCCGAACTTGCCACGGCCCATAGCGGGCGCAACTAG
- a CDS encoding ABC transporter substrate-binding protein: MNLKHFAGALALSTMMMMPLGASAQDAETAVIGVSIPAATHGWAGGMNFHAQATIDALEERYENLDFVLSTASDPGQQVSDIEDMMATRNIDALVVLPFESEPLTGPVSRVKEAGKWVTVVDRGLAQENIEDLYVAGDNPGFGRVAGEFFVERMPEGGKIVVLRGIPTTIDNERVQAFEAAIEGSGIEILGMEHGNWNRDDSFEVMQDFLSRYPEIDAVWASDDDMAVGAIEAIAQSGREADMWVLGGAGMKEMIQRVMEGDEQVPANVTYPPAMIGTAIELTALNFVGNAPVSGDFIIGSVLITPENAEQYYYPDSPF; the protein is encoded by the coding sequence ATGAACTTGAAGCATTTCGCAGGAGCGCTCGCGCTCAGCACCATGATGATGATGCCGCTTGGCGCAAGCGCACAGGACGCGGAAACGGCCGTGATCGGCGTTTCCATTCCCGCCGCGACCCATGGCTGGGCAGGCGGCATGAACTTCCATGCCCAGGCAACCATCGATGCCCTGGAAGAGCGTTACGAGAACCTTGATTTCGTCCTTTCGACGGCATCGGATCCGGGCCAGCAGGTCTCCGACATCGAAGACATGATGGCGACCCGCAACATCGACGCGCTCGTCGTCCTGCCGTTCGAGTCCGAGCCGCTGACGGGCCCGGTTTCTCGCGTCAAGGAAGCCGGTAAGTGGGTCACGGTCGTCGACCGCGGTCTCGCCCAGGAAAACATCGAAGACCTCTATGTTGCCGGTGACAATCCGGGCTTCGGTCGTGTCGCCGGCGAGTTCTTCGTCGAGCGCATGCCGGAAGGCGGCAAGATCGTCGTTCTACGCGGCATTCCGACCACCATCGACAATGAGCGTGTCCAAGCGTTCGAAGCAGCGATCGAAGGCTCGGGCATCGAAATCCTCGGCATGGAACACGGCAACTGGAACCGCGACGACTCTTTCGAAGTCATGCAGGACTTCCTGTCGCGCTATCCTGAAATCGATGCCGTCTGGGCTTCCGACGACGACATGGCTGTCGGAGCGATCGAAGCCATCGCGCAGTCCGGCCGCGAAGCGGACATGTGGGTGCTTGGCGGCGCAGGCATGAAGGAAATGATCCAGCGCGTGATGGAAGGCGATGAGCAGGTGCCGGCAAACGTCACCTATCCGCCTGCCATGATCGGCACCGCGATCGAACTGACGGCGCTGAACTTTGTCGGCAACGCACCGGTATCTGGCGATTTCATCATCGGTTCGGTCCTGATCACGCCGGAAAATGCCGAGCAGTACTACTACCCTGACAGCCCGTTCTGA
- a CDS encoding ABC transporter permease encodes MSDHAATPAKTTSSSGFKIDFHIWGPVIALVVLVVAGAMMNPNFLSYGNVTNVLARSAFIGIIAVGMTFVITSGGLDLSVGSMAAFIAGVMILIMNALVPSMGVGIGIVLVGMASALVVGLAAGLVNGLLITQARIEAFIVTLGTMGIFRSLITWLADGGTLSLDYTVRELYRPVYYSGLFGVAWPIIVFAVIAIIGEIVMRHTAFGRHCAAIGSNEQVARYSAVHVDRVRLMTYVLLGILVGIATIMYVPRLGSASSSTGVLWELEAIAAVIIGGTMLKGGFGRVWGTVVGVLILSLIDNLLNLTDLVSPYLNGAIQGVIIILAVVLQRQKKAQR; translated from the coding sequence ATGAGTGATCACGCCGCCACCCCCGCCAAGACGACGTCGTCGTCGGGCTTCAAGATCGATTTCCATATCTGGGGCCCGGTCATCGCCCTCGTCGTGCTCGTCGTCGCCGGGGCGATGATGAACCCGAATTTTCTGAGCTACGGTAACGTGACGAACGTGCTCGCCCGCTCGGCCTTCATCGGCATCATCGCGGTCGGCATGACCTTCGTCATCACGTCTGGCGGGCTCGATCTGTCGGTCGGCTCCATGGCCGCGTTCATCGCAGGCGTGATGATCCTCATCATGAACGCTTTGGTGCCGTCGATGGGGGTGGGCATCGGCATCGTTCTCGTCGGCATGGCGAGCGCGCTCGTGGTCGGGCTGGCGGCGGGCCTTGTGAACGGGCTCTTGATCACGCAGGCCCGCATCGAGGCCTTCATCGTCACGCTCGGCACGATGGGCATCTTCCGCTCGCTGATCACCTGGCTTGCCGATGGCGGCACGCTGTCGCTCGACTACACGGTGCGCGAACTCTATCGCCCCGTCTATTATTCGGGCCTCTTCGGCGTTGCATGGCCCATCATCGTTTTCGCCGTCATCGCGATCATCGGCGAAATCGTCATGCGCCATACCGCCTTCGGCCGCCATTGCGCCGCCATCGGATCGAACGAGCAGGTCGCGCGCTATTCGGCTGTCCATGTCGATCGCGTCCGTCTGATGACCTATGTGCTTCTCGGCATTCTCGTCGGTATCGCCACCATCATGTACGTGCCGCGTCTCGGCTCGGCTTCGAGCTCGACGGGCGTGCTTTGGGAACTGGAAGCCATCGCCGCGGTCATCATCGGCGGAACCATGCTGAAGGGCGGCTTCGGTCGCGTCTGGGGCACGGTCGTCGGCGTGCTGATCCTCAGCCTCATCGACAATCTTTTGAACCTCACGGATTTGGTGAGCCCGTATCTGAACGGTGCGATCCAGGGCGTGATCATCATTCTGGCCGTCGTGTTGCAGCGACAGAAAAAGGCTCAACGCTGA
- a CDS encoding sugar ABC transporter ATP-binding protein: MSQAARRIEETVTVSKGQTVLAARAASRSFGPVQVLFDVDFELKAGEVHALIGENGAGKSTLMKILSGYLSPTGGHIELDGRRVDFASSDEAEDAGVILIHQEFNLAEQLSVEQNVFLGREIRKGFFLDHKTMRAETQRLLGELETKVSPTAKISEISVSDKQMVEIAKALSRNTRVLIMDEPTAVLTNREAEILFRQIERLKANGTAILYTSHKLDEIARLADHITVLRDGHRVANVDAGTMSEDQMAQAMVGRELSNIFPVKHEVGSAETVLSVRNLTVGSIVRDASFELKRGEVLGFAGLVGSGRTELMEGLIGVRDAEGSVEIGGKPFRVGSVKDARRAGIVYLTEDRKGRGLILTQGMRPNLTLLALDRFGKTMIDGKAEEAALDKAIKDFDVRAPTRSVLVGNLSGGNQQKLLLAKTMLAEPEIVIIDEPTRGIDIGTKQQIYQFIHALAGQGKSVIVISSEMAEIIGLANRVYVMRSGRITGEVQGSDVNEDVIVRYAMGLEGRKFDSHE; the protein is encoded by the coding sequence ATGAGCCAAGCTGCGCGCCGCATCGAGGAAACCGTAACCGTGTCGAAAGGCCAGACCGTGCTCGCCGCGCGCGCCGCGTCGCGGTCCTTCGGGCCGGTCCAGGTTCTCTTCGATGTGGATTTCGAGCTGAAGGCCGGCGAGGTTCATGCGCTGATCGGCGAGAACGGTGCCGGCAAGTCGACCCTGATGAAAATCCTGTCGGGGTACCTGTCGCCGACGGGCGGTCATATCGAACTGGACGGCAGACGCGTCGATTTCGCCTCCAGCGACGAGGCCGAAGATGCCGGCGTGATCCTGATCCACCAGGAGTTCAATCTCGCCGAACAATTGAGCGTCGAGCAGAATGTCTTTCTCGGCCGCGAGATCCGCAAAGGCTTTTTCCTCGACCATAAGACGATGCGCGCGGAAACGCAGCGGCTTCTGGGCGAACTGGAAACCAAGGTTTCGCCGACGGCAAAGATTTCCGAGATCTCCGTCTCCGACAAGCAGATGGTCGAGATCGCCAAGGCCCTGTCGCGCAACACCCGCGTGCTGATCATGGATGAGCCGACGGCGGTTCTCACCAATCGCGAGGCAGAAATCCTCTTTCGCCAGATCGAGCGGCTCAAGGCCAACGGCACGGCCATTCTCTACACTTCGCACAAGCTCGACGAGATCGCGCGTCTTGCCGATCACATCACGGTGCTGCGCGATGGCCACCGCGTCGCCAATGTCGACGCGGGTACGATGAGCGAAGACCAGATGGCGCAGGCCATGGTCGGCCGCGAATTGTCGAACATTTTTCCGGTCAAACATGAGGTCGGCTCGGCCGAAACCGTGCTGTCGGTGCGCAACCTCACGGTCGGGTCGATCGTGCGCGATGCCTCCTTCGAGCTGAAGCGTGGCGAAGTTCTGGGCTTTGCAGGTCTCGTCGGCTCCGGCCGGACGGAACTGATGGAAGGTCTGATCGGCGTGCGCGACGCTGAGGGCTCCGTCGAGATCGGTGGCAAGCCCTTCCGCGTCGGCTCGGTCAAGGACGCGCGCCGCGCCGGCATCGTCTACCTGACCGAAGATCGCAAGGGCCGCGGCCTGATCCTGACGCAGGGCATGCGCCCAAATCTGACGCTTCTGGCGCTCGATCGCTTTGGCAAGACGATGATCGACGGGAAAGCGGAAGAGGCGGCCCTCGACAAGGCGATCAAAGACTTCGACGTGCGCGCACCGACGCGCTCCGTCCTCGTCGGCAATCTGTCGGGCGGCAATCAGCAGAAGCTGCTGCTCGCCAAGACGATGTTGGCCGAGCCGGAGATCGTCATCATCGACGAGCCCACCCGCGGCATCGATATCGGCACCAAACAGCAAATCTACCAATTCATCCACGCGCTCGCCGGGCAAGGCAAAAGCGTCATCGTCATCTCATCGGAAATGGCCGAGATCATCGGTCTCGCCAACCGCGTCTACGTCATGCGCTCCGGCCGCATCACCGGCGAAGTCCAGGGCTCGGATGTGAACGAGGACGTGATCGTCCGCTACGCGATGGGCCTGGAAGGCAGAAAGTTCGACAGTCATGAGTGA
- a CDS encoding Gfo/Idh/MocA family protein — MVSGRNEKIAGKLRLGMVGGGKDAFIGGVHRIAARIDGEFELVAGALSSTPERALESGRALGLDEKRIYGSFQEMASREARRKDGIDAVAIVTPNHMHYPAAREFLKRGIHVICDKPLTSTMADAKKLQKLAHDSDALFILTHNYTGYPMIRQAREMIARGDLGTIRVIQAEYAQDWLTEAVEETGSKQASWRTDPAQSGAGGALGDIGTHAYNLLSFVTGLELSELSADLQSFVKGRRLDDNAHVMMRFSSGARGMLWASQVSPGNENGLRLRIYGDKGGLEWGQEDPNYLWFTPFGEPKRLITRNGAGAGAAAGRVSRVPPGHPEGYLEGFATIYAEAARAIRAKQDKKSVDKDVIFPTVDDGVAGIAFVEACVKSAKKNGAWVKP, encoded by the coding sequence ATGGTTTCGGGACGCAACGAAAAGATCGCCGGCAAGCTCAGGCTCGGCATGGTGGGCGGCGGCAAGGATGCCTTCATCGGCGGTGTCCACCGCATCGCCGCCCGCATCGACGGTGAATTCGAGCTCGTGGCGGGCGCGCTGTCGTCGACGCCGGAGCGCGCGCTGGAATCCGGCCGGGCACTCGGCCTCGACGAGAAGCGCATCTATGGTTCGTTCCAGGAAATGGCATCTCGCGAAGCGCGCCGGAAGGACGGCATCGATGCCGTCGCGATCGTCACGCCAAACCACATGCACTATCCGGCAGCGCGCGAGTTTCTGAAGCGCGGCATCCATGTGATCTGCGACAAGCCGCTGACCTCGACCATGGCGGATGCGAAGAAGCTGCAGAAGCTTGCCCATGACAGTGACGCACTCTTCATTCTGACCCACAATTACACCGGCTATCCGATGATCCGGCAGGCGCGCGAGATGATCGCGCGCGGCGATCTCGGCACGATCCGCGTGATTCAGGCCGAATACGCGCAGGACTGGCTGACCGAGGCGGTCGAGGAGACGGGATCCAAGCAGGCCTCCTGGCGGACCGACCCGGCCCAGTCTGGCGCCGGCGGTGCGCTCGGCGATATCGGCACCCACGCCTACAATCTCCTGAGCTTCGTCACCGGTCTTGAGTTGTCCGAGCTGTCGGCCGATCTGCAGAGCTTCGTGAAAGGGCGCCGCCTCGACGACAACGCCCATGTGATGATGCGCTTTTCGAGCGGTGCCCGCGGCATGCTCTGGGCCAGCCAGGTGTCGCCCGGCAACGAGAACGGCCTCAGGCTGCGCATCTACGGAGACAAGGGCGGCCTCGAATGGGGCCAGGAAGATCCCAACTATCTGTGGTTTACCCCCTTTGGCGAGCCCAAGCGCCTGATCACCCGCAACGGGGCGGGGGCCGGGGCCGCGGCGGGACGCGTCAGTCGCGTCCCGCCCGGCCACCCGGAAGGTTACCTTGAAGGCTTCGCGACGATCTACGCCGAAGCCGCCCGCGCGATCCGCGCCAAGCAGGACAAGAAGTCGGTCGACAAGGACGTGATCTTCCCGACCGTCGACGATGGCGTCGCCGGCATCGCCTTTGTCGAGGCGTGCGTGAAGTCCGCCAAGAAGAACGGCGCCTGGGTAAAGCCATGA
- a CDS encoding sugar phosphate isomerase/epimerase family protein, which yields MKTIKGPALFLAQFAGDEAPFDSWESITKWAADCGYKGVQVPSWDGRLIDLEKAASSKDYCDEFRGKARENGVEVTELSTHLQGQLVAVHPAFDEGFDGFTIPEKRGNPKARQEWAVDQVKKALTASHNMGLTAMASFSGALAWPYIYPWPQRPAGLVETAFDELAKRWKPILDHAEECGVDVCYEIHPGEDLHDGITYEMFLERVGNHARANMLYDPSHYVLQCLDYLDNIDIYADRIRMFHVKDAEFNPTGRQGVYGGYQSWVNRAGRFRSLGDGQVDFGAVFSKLTANDFDGWAVVEWECALKHPEDGAREGAEFVKHHIIRVTEKAFDDFADGGTDEAANRRMLGLD from the coding sequence ATGAAGACCATCAAGGGCCCCGCGCTCTTTCTTGCCCAATTCGCCGGTGACGAAGCACCGTTCGACTCATGGGAGTCCATCACCAAATGGGCCGCCGACTGCGGCTATAAGGGCGTGCAGGTTCCAAGCTGGGATGGCCGCCTCATCGACCTTGAGAAGGCCGCATCTTCCAAGGATTATTGCGACGAGTTCCGGGGCAAGGCGCGTGAAAACGGCGTCGAGGTCACCGAACTTTCGACCCACCTTCAAGGCCAGCTTGTCGCCGTTCACCCGGCTTTCGACGAGGGCTTCGATGGCTTTACGATCCCTGAGAAGCGCGGGAACCCCAAGGCGCGTCAGGAATGGGCCGTCGACCAGGTCAAGAAGGCTCTGACGGCGTCACACAATATGGGCCTGACGGCCATGGCGTCGTTCTCCGGCGCGCTTGCCTGGCCCTACATTTACCCGTGGCCGCAGCGTCCGGCGGGGCTGGTCGAAACGGCTTTCGACGAACTTGCCAAGCGCTGGAAGCCAATCCTCGACCATGCCGAGGAATGCGGCGTCGACGTCTGCTACGAGATCCATCCGGGCGAAGACCTGCATGACGGGATCACCTACGAGATGTTCCTGGAGCGCGTCGGCAACCATGCCCGCGCCAACATGCTCTACGATCCGTCGCACTACGTGCTGCAGTGCCTCGATTACCTCGACAATATCGACATTTATGCCGACCGGATTCGCATGTTCCACGTCAAGGATGCGGAGTTCAATCCGACCGGCCGGCAGGGCGTCTATGGCGGCTACCAGAGCTGGGTGAACCGCGCCGGCCGCTTCCGTTCGCTGGGCGACGGCCAGGTCGATTTCGGAGCCGTCTTCTCCAAGCTCACCGCAAATGACTTCGATGGCTGGGCCGTCGTCGAATGGGAATGCGCCTTGAAGCATCCTGAGGACGGAGCCCGCGAAGGCGCGGAATTCGTCAAGCATCACATCATCCGCGTCACCGAAAAGGCCTTCGACGACTTCGCCGATGGCGGCACCGACGAGGCGGCGAACCGCCGCATGCTCGGGCTGGATTGA
- a CDS encoding LacI family DNA-binding transcriptional regulator: MNRHDPNFSPKIIDVARAAGVSTATVSRAITNPTMVTEATRAAVMAAIAETGYIVNHAARNLRRQQTGGIVVLVPNLSNPFFSQILSGVAAVMSEAGFNVLVADTQQPKGADLQIAQYLHNNRADGLIVLDGAIPESLFADYRRTRSRPPVVFACEWVEGFGEPSVTIDNAEGAMLAVNHLIDLGHRKIGHVLGPLDNVLTIKRREGTISALEAAGLPVHPDWFFEGDFSLASGVVAARAWLATSDRPTGVFCSSDAMACGFMAELHSHGVRVPEDVSVVGFDDIEIAQHFIPKLTTIHQPRTAIGEAAARMLLARLSGNSDDVDSVRLTVELVRRDSTGAPPIR, encoded by the coding sequence ATGAACCGCCACGACCCCAACTTCAGCCCCAAGATCATCGACGTGGCGCGCGCAGCGGGCGTGTCGACCGCGACGGTCAGCCGCGCCATCACCAACCCGACCATGGTCACCGAAGCGACGCGCGCGGCGGTCATGGCGGCGATCGCCGAGACCGGCTACATCGTCAACCACGCGGCCCGAAACCTGCGCCGGCAGCAGACCGGCGGCATCGTCGTGCTCGTCCCGAACCTCTCCAATCCGTTCTTCTCGCAGATCCTGTCGGGTGTCGCCGCCGTCATGTCGGAGGCGGGTTTCAACGTGCTCGTGGCCGACACGCAGCAGCCGAAGGGTGCCGATCTTCAGATCGCGCAATATCTCCACAACAACCGCGCCGATGGGCTGATCGTGCTCGATGGCGCGATCCCGGAAAGCCTGTTTGCCGACTACCGGCGCACCCGCTCTCGCCCGCCGGTCGTCTTCGCCTGCGAATGGGTGGAAGGGTTCGGCGAGCCGTCGGTCACAATCGACAATGCCGAAGGCGCCATGCTGGCGGTCAACCACCTGATCGACCTCGGCCATCGAAAGATCGGCCATGTGCTCGGCCCGCTCGACAACGTGCTGACCATCAAGCGCCGTGAAGGCACGATTTCGGCACTGGAGGCCGCCGGGCTTCCGGTCCATCCCGACTGGTTTTTCGAAGGCGATTTCTCTCTGGCTTCCGGCGTCGTCGCAGCGCGCGCCTGGCTCGCCACCTCCGACCGTCCGACCGGCGTCTTTTGTTCGTCCGATGCCATGGCCTGCGGCTTCATGGCTGAGCTGCACAGTCACGGCGTCCGCGTTCCCGAAGACGTGTCCGTGGTCGGCTTCGACGACATCGAAATCGCGCAGCATTTCATTCCGAAGCTCACGACGATCCACCAGCCGCGCACCGCGATCGGCGAGGCCGCTGCGCGCATGCTGCTTGCCCGGCTTTCCGGGAACAGCGATGATGTCGACAGCGTGCGCCTGACGGTCGAACTGGTGCGCCGCGACAGTACGGGCGCACCTCCCATTCGCTGA
- the xylA gene encoding xylose isomerase, which translates to MSTGFFGAIDKIPFEGKDSTNPLAFRFYDPNEMVLGKRMEDHLRFAVCYWHSFVWPGGDPFGGQTFERPWFGDTMELARKKADVAFDMFEALGVPYFTFHDADVRPEADTFTESRDRLNAIADYFQEKMDASGIKLLWGTANLFSHRRYMAGAATNPDPDVFAYAAATVKSCMDVTQRLGGENYVLWGGREGYETLLNTDMGRELDQMGRFLSMVVDYKHRIGFKGTILIEPKPQEPTKHQYDYDVGTIYGFLKRYGLENEVKTNIEQGHAILAGHSFEHELSLAAALGIFGSIDMNRNDYQSGWDTDQFPNNVPEMALAYLEVLKAGGFTTGGTNFDAKLRRQSLDPEDLLIAHIGGMDCCARGLKAAARMIEDKALAGPLSERYAGWDKPQAKSMLDGSMTLESIEKRVIDEKIDPQPRSGRQEYLENLVNRYV; encoded by the coding sequence GTGAGTACAGGTTTCTTCGGCGCGATCGACAAGATCCCCTTTGAGGGCAAGGACAGCACCAATCCCCTTGCGTTCCGCTTCTATGATCCGAACGAAATGGTTCTCGGCAAGCGCATGGAAGACCATCTGCGCTTTGCGGTCTGCTACTGGCACTCCTTCGTCTGGCCAGGCGGCGATCCCTTCGGTGGCCAGACTTTTGAACGTCCGTGGTTCGGCGACACGATGGAACTCGCCAGGAAGAAGGCCGATGTCGCTTTCGACATGTTCGAGGCGCTCGGCGTTCCCTATTTCACCTTCCACGATGCCGATGTGCGCCCGGAGGCGGACACCTTCACCGAAAGCCGCGACCGGCTGAACGCGATTGCCGACTACTTTCAGGAGAAGATGGATGCCTCGGGCATCAAGCTGCTCTGGGGCACGGCCAATCTCTTTTCGCATCGTCGCTACATGGCCGGCGCCGCGACCAATCCTGACCCGGACGTCTTCGCCTATGCGGCAGCGACCGTGAAGAGCTGCATGGACGTGACCCAGCGCCTCGGTGGCGAGAACTACGTGCTCTGGGGCGGGCGTGAAGGCTACGAGACGCTGCTCAACACCGACATGGGCCGCGAACTCGACCAGATGGGCCGTTTCCTCTCCATGGTGGTCGACTACAAGCATCGCATCGGCTTCAAGGGCACGATCCTGATCGAGCCGAAGCCGCAGGAGCCGACCAAGCATCAATATGACTACGATGTCGGCACGATCTACGGCTTCCTCAAGCGCTACGGGCTCGAAAACGAGGTGAAGACCAATATCGAGCAGGGCCACGCGATCCTCGCCGGCCATTCCTTCGAGCACGAACTCTCGCTTGCGGCAGCTCTCGGCATCTTCGGCTCGATCGACATGAACCGGAACGACTATCAGTCCGGCTGGGACACCGACCAGTTCCCCAACAACGTGCCGGAAATGGCACTCGCCTATCTCGAAGTGCTGAAGGCCGGCGGCTTTACGACCGGCGGCACCAATTTCGACGCGAAGCTGCGCCGCCAGTCGCTCGATCCGGAAGATCTGCTGATCGCTCATATCGGCGGCATGGACTGCTGCGCCCGCGGCCTGAAGGCCGCTGCTCGAATGATCGAGGACAAGGCGCTCGCTGGGCCGCTTTCCGAACGCTACGCCGGCTGGGACAAGCCGCAAGCAAAGTCGATGCTGGATGGATCGATGACGCTTGAATCGATCGAGAAGCGCGTGATCGATGAGAAGATCGATCCGCAGCCGCGGTCCGGTCGCCAGGAATATCTGGAGAACCTGGTGAACCGCTATGTCTGA